The following are encoded together in the Planctobacterium marinum genome:
- the yidC gene encoding membrane protein insertase YidC: MESQRSFLVIGLALVTFLLWNQWQIDYGPKPVETKVTPEIQESVPTASSGTAAMDVPEGQQMVPGITNASSQKLISVTTSTHELLIDTKGGDVVSAKLLKFPLEIDKPDPIQILNPDSDLLYVAQSGLVGSHGPDSNPDGRPVYSSTTDSFEMTGDTLVVPLTFVSAEGITYQKIFTFTRDSHAIDVKFEVINSTDDTISFQQYAQLKQVTGRQGGSMFMPTYRGAAYSTSEERYKKYDFSDIADENLKETTQGGWVAMLEHYFVSSWVPPQEQNTNLYSRTVNQNQAVIGYTGSPVTVAAGDKTTVNSTLYIGPKDQDTLAALARGLDLTVDYGFLWWLAQPLFSLLSFIQGIVINWGAAIIIITIIVKGLMYPLTKAQYESMAKMRALAPKIQALKDRYGDDRQKMSQGMMELYKKEKTNPMGGCFPLLLQMPIFLALYWVLLESVELRHADFIFWIEDLSVMDPYFVLPVLTGASMYLLQKLNPVTVTDPMQQKIMQWMPVAMSVFFLWFPAGLVLYWLISNVITLVQAKLIYASMEKKGIKVN; encoded by the coding sequence GGATGTACCGGAAGGCCAGCAGATGGTACCTGGCATCACCAACGCTTCAAGTCAAAAGTTGATCAGCGTCACAACAAGCACTCACGAACTGTTGATTGATACAAAAGGTGGTGATGTTGTATCGGCAAAATTACTTAAGTTTCCGCTGGAAATAGACAAACCCGACCCCATTCAGATCCTGAACCCTGACAGCGACCTGTTGTATGTGGCACAAAGTGGATTAGTTGGTAGCCATGGACCTGATTCCAATCCTGATGGCCGCCCGGTATACAGCAGCACGACAGATTCTTTCGAAATGACAGGCGATACCTTGGTAGTTCCCCTGACTTTTGTTTCAGCTGAGGGGATTACCTATCAGAAAATATTCACCTTTACCCGAGATAGCCATGCAATTGATGTTAAGTTTGAAGTAATTAACAGTACTGACGACACCATCAGCTTTCAACAATATGCTCAGCTTAAACAAGTAACCGGCCGACAAGGTGGCAGCATGTTCATGCCAACCTATCGCGGCGCAGCTTACTCCACCTCTGAAGAGCGCTACAAAAAATACGATTTTTCCGATATCGCCGACGAGAATTTGAAAGAGACGACTCAGGGCGGTTGGGTTGCAATGTTGGAACACTATTTCGTGTCTTCATGGGTACCGCCACAAGAACAAAATACTAATCTGTATTCCAGAACCGTTAATCAAAACCAAGCCGTTATTGGCTACACTGGTTCACCAGTCACTGTGGCAGCAGGTGATAAAACCACGGTGAATAGTACCTTGTACATTGGTCCGAAAGATCAAGATACACTGGCAGCGCTTGCGCGTGGTCTCGATCTGACAGTTGACTACGGTTTTTTGTGGTGGTTGGCACAACCCCTTTTTAGTTTGTTGAGCTTTATTCAAGGCATCGTTATTAACTGGGGTGCGGCCATTATCATCATCACGATTATAGTGAAAGGTTTAATGTACCCGCTCACTAAAGCGCAATACGAATCCATGGCTAAAATGCGCGCTTTAGCCCCGAAAATCCAGGCTCTGAAAGATCGCTACGGTGACGACCGTCAGAAAATGTCGCAAGGCATGATGGAATTGTACAAAAAGGAAAAAACCAACCCTATGGGTGGTTGCTTCCCACTACTGTTACAAATGCCAATCTTCCTGGCACTTTATTGGGTACTGTTAGAGTCGGTTGAATTGCGTCACGCTGACTTTATCTTCTGGATAGAAGACTTATCGGTAATGGATCCATACTTTGTGTTACCGGTATTAACGGGTGCCAGTATGTATCTTCTGCAAAAGCTGAACCCGGTGACGGTAACCGACCCGATGCAGCAGAAAATCATGCAATGGATGCCAGTTGCCATGAGTGTCTTCTTCTTGTGGTTCCCGGCCGGATTGGTACTTTATTGGTTGATCAGTAACGTCATTACGTTAGTCCAGGCTAAATTAATTTATGCCTCAATGGAAAAGAAAGGCATAAAAGTTAACTAA
- a CDS encoding YajQ family cyclic di-GMP-binding protein, whose product MPSFDVVSEIELSELQNAVDNANREISTRFDFRGVEATFSRNENIVSMSAEGDFQLQQMQSILRDKCVKRNIDTRSLDLKDVNKTGKTCKQDIEFKQGIDKETAKKLVKLIKDSKIKVQTAIQGEELRVTGKKRDDLQQAIALIKGAELEQAFQYKNFRD is encoded by the coding sequence ATGCCCTCATTTGACGTAGTATCTGAAATCGAATTGTCAGAATTGCAAAATGCTGTAGATAACGCCAATAGAGAGATTTCTACCCGTTTTGACTTCAGAGGTGTAGAAGCCACATTTAGCAGAAATGAAAACATCGTCAGCATGAGCGCCGAAGGCGATTTTCAGTTACAACAAATGCAAAGTATTCTGCGCGACAAATGTGTTAAGCGAAATATCGACACTCGCTCGTTAGATCTCAAAGACGTTAATAAAACCGGAAAAACCTGTAAACAGGACATAGAGTTTAAACAAGGTATTGATAAAGAAACCGCGAAGAAGCTGGTTAAGCTCATCAAAGATTCCAAAATCAAAGTACAAACTGCTATCCAGGGTGAAGAGCTGAGAGTTACCGGCAAAAAGCGAGACGACTTGCAACAAGCCATTGCACTGATCAAAGGTGCAGAATTAGAGCAAGCGTTTCAGTATAAAAACTTCAGAGATTAA